A genomic stretch from Helianthus annuus cultivar XRQ/B chromosome 1, HanXRQr2.0-SUNRISE, whole genome shotgun sequence includes:
- the LOC110882146 gene encoding beta-glucosidase BoGH3B isoform X3, with the protein MAYNILLHLVLQFVEIRDGVVVTKATAKILKLQKIAACAKHYVGDGETHLGENTGNTMISSKKMFGIHMPAYNDSVIKGVATIMTSYSSWSGVKMHANRKLVTGYLKNKLKFKGFVISDWQGIDSITDPPHANYIYSILAGINAGIDMVMVPLNYTEFIDEEKESQAIKHPRPKSGDRRTARLSRNKNSPTLKGIIRLQALVRGHLVSRQAVVTLRCMRAIIEFQALTRGRMVRLTNGQLLKNRLQQHLWSKLFCLFWVTLLKYGTTLGMRISLACQKKGR; encoded by the exons ATGGCATACAATATACTTTTGCACCTTGTATTGCA GTTTGTGGAGATCCGAGATGGGGTCGTTGTTACGAAAGCTACAGCGAAGATCCTGAAATT ACAAAAAATTGCAGCCTGTGCTAAGCACTATGTAGGTGATGGAGAAACTCATCTAGGAGAAAATACCGGCAACACGATGATAAGCAGTAAAAAAATGTTCGGTATACACATGCCAGCATACAATGATTCAGTCATTAAAGGAGTGGCTACCATTATGACTTCATATTCTAGCTGGAGCGGGGTTAAAATGCACGCTAACCGTAAGCTTGTTACTGGCTACCTCAAAAACAAACTCAAATTCAAA GGATTTGTGATATCAGATTGGCAAGGCATTGACTCGATCACTGATCCTCCACATGCTAATTACATATATTCCATATTAGCTGGAATTAACGCTGGCATTGACATGGTCATGGTCCCATTAAACTACACAGAGTTTATTGATG AGGAAAAGGAAAGCCAAGCGATCAAGCACCCCCGCCCCAAAAGCGGAGACCGGAGAACTGCCAGGTTGTCGAGGAATAAAAATAG TCCTACTCTCAAGGGTATCATAAGGCTTCAAGCTTTAGTTCGTGGCCACTTGGTTAGTAGACAGGCTGTTGTTACTTTGAGATGCATGCGTGCAATTATTGAGTTCCAAGCGTTGACCCGTGGCCGTATGGTCAGACTTACTAATGGTCAACTGCTTAAAAACAGACTTCAACAGCATTTGTG GtcaaaattgttttgtttgttttgggtCACACTTCTGAAATATGGAACTACATTGGGCATGAG GATTTCGTTGGCTTGTCAAAAAAAAGGAAGATAA
- the LOC110882146 gene encoding beta-glucosidase BoGH3B isoform X2, translating to MGLMLFMDIVLPMEQQSFFIILVLELPALEVRANGIQYTFAPCIAVCGDPRWGRCYESYSEDPEIVRLMTKIISSLQGEITDDSEKGARFVSGQQKIAACAKHYVGDGETHLGENTGNTMISSKKMFGIHMPAYNDSVIKGVATIMTSYSSWSGVKMHANRKLVTGYLKNKLKFKGFVISDWQGIDSITDPPHANYIYSILAGINAGIDMVMVPLNYTEFIDEEKESQAIKHPRPKSGDRRTARLSRNKNSPTLKGIIRLQALVRGHLVSRQAVVTLRCMRAIIEFQALTRGRMVRLTNGQLLKNRLQQHLWSKLFCLFWVTLLKYGTTLGMRISLACQKKGR from the exons ATGGGATTGATGCTGTTCATGGACATAGTGCTGCCTATGGAGCAACAATCTTTCTTCATAATTCTGGTCTTGGAGTTACCAG CACTTGAAGTTAGAGCAAATGGCATACAATATACTTTTGCACCTTGTATTGCA GTTTGTGGAGATCCGAGATGGGGTCGTTGTTACGAAAGCTACAGCGAAGATCCTGAAATTGTAAGATTAATGACTAAAATCATATCAAGTTTACAAGGAGAGATCACTGATGATTCCGAAAAGGGTGCCCGTTTTGTTAGTGGACA ACAAAAAATTGCAGCCTGTGCTAAGCACTATGTAGGTGATGGAGAAACTCATCTAGGAGAAAATACCGGCAACACGATGATAAGCAGTAAAAAAATGTTCGGTATACACATGCCAGCATACAATGATTCAGTCATTAAAGGAGTGGCTACCATTATGACTTCATATTCTAGCTGGAGCGGGGTTAAAATGCACGCTAACCGTAAGCTTGTTACTGGCTACCTCAAAAACAAACTCAAATTCAAA GGATTTGTGATATCAGATTGGCAAGGCATTGACTCGATCACTGATCCTCCACATGCTAATTACATATATTCCATATTAGCTGGAATTAACGCTGGCATTGACATGGTCATGGTCCCATTAAACTACACAGAGTTTATTGATG AGGAAAAGGAAAGCCAAGCGATCAAGCACCCCCGCCCCAAAAGCGGAGACCGGAGAACTGCCAGGTTGTCGAGGAATAAAAATAG TCCTACTCTCAAGGGTATCATAAGGCTTCAAGCTTTAGTTCGTGGCCACTTGGTTAGTAGACAGGCTGTTGTTACTTTGAGATGCATGCGTGCAATTATTGAGTTCCAAGCGTTGACCCGTGGCCGTATGGTCAGACTTACTAATGGTCAACTGCTTAAAAACAGACTTCAACAGCATTTGTG GtcaaaattgttttgtttgttttgggtCACACTTCTGAAATATGGAACTACATTGGGCATGAG GATTTCGTTGGCTTGTCAAAAAAAAGGAAGATAA
- the LOC110882146 gene encoding beta-glucosidase BoGH3B isoform X1 — protein MVNDFQNGALSTRLGIPYIDGIDAVHGHSAAYGATIFLHNSGLGVTRDPLLIKKIGAATALEVRANGIQYTFAPCIAVCGDPRWGRCYESYSEDPEIVRLMTKIISSLQGEITDDSEKGARFVSGQQKIAACAKHYVGDGETHLGENTGNTMISSKKMFGIHMPAYNDSVIKGVATIMTSYSSWSGVKMHANRKLVTGYLKNKLKFKGFVISDWQGIDSITDPPHANYIYSILAGINAGIDMVMVPLNYTEFIDEEKESQAIKHPRPKSGDRRTARLSRNKNSPTLKGIIRLQALVRGHLVSRQAVVTLRCMRAIIEFQALTRGRMVRLTNGQLLKNRLQQHLWSKLFCLFWVTLLKYGTTLGMRISLACQKKGR, from the exons ATGGTCAACGATTTCCAAAATGGCGCATTATCTACACGTTTAGGGATACCTTATATTGATGGGATTGATGCTGTTCATGGACATAGTGCTGCCTATGGAGCAACAATCTTTCTTCATAATTCTGGTCTTGGAGTTACCAG AGATCCTTTACTAATTAAGAAGATTGGGGCTGCTACAGCACTTGAAGTTAGAGCAAATGGCATACAATATACTTTTGCACCTTGTATTGCA GTTTGTGGAGATCCGAGATGGGGTCGTTGTTACGAAAGCTACAGCGAAGATCCTGAAATTGTAAGATTAATGACTAAAATCATATCAAGTTTACAAGGAGAGATCACTGATGATTCCGAAAAGGGTGCCCGTTTTGTTAGTGGACA ACAAAAAATTGCAGCCTGTGCTAAGCACTATGTAGGTGATGGAGAAACTCATCTAGGAGAAAATACCGGCAACACGATGATAAGCAGTAAAAAAATGTTCGGTATACACATGCCAGCATACAATGATTCAGTCATTAAAGGAGTGGCTACCATTATGACTTCATATTCTAGCTGGAGCGGGGTTAAAATGCACGCTAACCGTAAGCTTGTTACTGGCTACCTCAAAAACAAACTCAAATTCAAA GGATTTGTGATATCAGATTGGCAAGGCATTGACTCGATCACTGATCCTCCACATGCTAATTACATATATTCCATATTAGCTGGAATTAACGCTGGCATTGACATGGTCATGGTCCCATTAAACTACACAGAGTTTATTGATG AGGAAAAGGAAAGCCAAGCGATCAAGCACCCCCGCCCCAAAAGCGGAGACCGGAGAACTGCCAGGTTGTCGAGGAATAAAAATAG TCCTACTCTCAAGGGTATCATAAGGCTTCAAGCTTTAGTTCGTGGCCACTTGGTTAGTAGACAGGCTGTTGTTACTTTGAGATGCATGCGTGCAATTATTGAGTTCCAAGCGTTGACCCGTGGCCGTATGGTCAGACTTACTAATGGTCAACTGCTTAAAAACAGACTTCAACAGCATTTGTG GtcaaaattgttttgtttgttttgggtCACACTTCTGAAATATGGAACTACATTGGGCATGAG GATTTCGTTGGCTTGTCAAAAAAAAGGAAGATAA